From the genome of Spinacia oleracea cultivar Varoflay chromosome 2, BTI_SOV_V1, whole genome shotgun sequence, one region includes:
- the LOC110798102 gene encoding AT-hook motif nuclear-localized protein 7 isoform X1: MEAKESMAMGVTVIGAEAPSNYHVASRGEAPPQLAITTTTGDVTPVSVGMSGLMEKKKRGRPRKYGPDGSVSRSYSPRPTSASAPPSAGSQPSGKRGRGRSLASEAKHQPKFEMVSMGDGFGHSDGANFTPHVITINIGEDVTAKIISFCQQGPRAICILSANGMVSNATLRQSDSSGGTLTYEGRFEIVNLCGSFTPTEREGTRYRAGGLSVSLSSPNGQVVGGCVAGLLIAASPVQVIVGSFLPTNPPDIKTKKPKVQPPSTPTPTPFTITSALPPPNVAEKDACNGQGHNRNNSSVPPPLQNLTSPTSYQRENWANTHPNPMQERRTSTTDINISLPGGM, from the exons ATGGAGGCCAAAGAAAGTATGGCGATGGGGGTGACAGTAATAGGAGCAGAGGCTCCGTCGAATTATCATGTGGCGTCCCGGGGTGAAGCCCCTCCTCAGTTAGCTATAACAACAACAACTGGGGATGTTACTCCAGTAAGTGTTGGCATGTCAGGATTGATGGAGAAAAAGAAGAGGGGCAGGCCTCGTAAATATGGTCCAGATGGTAGCGTGTCGAGATCATACTCGCCAAGGCCGACTTCAGCGTCAGCTCCACCTTCTGCTGGTAGTCAGCCAAGTGGGAAGCGGGGTAGGGGGCGATCACTGGCTTCAGAGGCCAAACATCAGCCCAAATTTGAGATGGTTTCTATGG GTGACGGATTTGGACATTCGGATGGAGCTAACTTCACTCCTCATGTCATAACAATTAATATTGGTGAG GATGTTACAGCAAAAATCATATCCTTTTGTCAACAAGGACCACGTGCTATTTGCATTCTTTCAGCTAATGGAATGGTATCAAATGCTACACTTCGTCAATCTGATTCTTCTGGAGGTACATTGACATATGAG GGACGCTTTGAAATAGTAAATTTGTGTGGATCTTTCACGCCTACCGAGAGAGAAGGTACAAGATATAGAGCAGGCGGGCTAAGTGTCTCTCTTTCAAGTCCAAATGGTCAAGTTGTAGGAGGATGCGTTGCTGGATTACTGATCGCTGCTAGCCCGGTTCAG GTAATTGTGGGGAGTTTCTTACCAACTAATCCGCCTGATATCAAGACAAAGAAGCCCAAAGTACAACCACCATCAACTCCTACTCCTACTCCTTTTACAATAACATCTGCCCTTCCTCCACCAAATGTAGCTGAGAAAGACGCGTGTAATGGGCAGGGGCACAATCGTAATAATTCTTCAGTACCTCCTCCGCTGCAGAACCTCACCTCGCCTACATCTTATCAACGAGAGAATTGGGCAAACACACATCCTAATCCTATGCAGGAACGAAGGACATCTACGACTGATATAAACATATCATTGCCTGGAGG GATGTAG
- the LOC110798102 gene encoding AT-hook motif nuclear-localized protein 7 isoform X2 — MEAKESMAMGVTVIGAEAPSNYHVASRGEAPPQLAITTTTGDVTPVSVGMSGLMEKKKRGRPRKYGPDGSVSRSYSPRPTSASAPPSAGSQPSGKRGRGRSLASEAKHQPKFEMVSMGDGFGHSDGANFTPHVITINIGEDVTAKIISFCQQGPRAICILSANGMVSNATLRQSDSSGGTLTYEGRFEIVNLCGSFTPTEREGTRYRAGGLSVSLSSPNGQVVGGCVAGLLIAASPVQVIVGSFLPTNPPDIKTKKPKVQPPSTPTPTPFTITSALPPPNVAEKDACNGQGHNRNNSSVPPPLQNLTSPTSYQRENWANTHPNPMQERRTSTTDINISLPGG, encoded by the exons ATGGAGGCCAAAGAAAGTATGGCGATGGGGGTGACAGTAATAGGAGCAGAGGCTCCGTCGAATTATCATGTGGCGTCCCGGGGTGAAGCCCCTCCTCAGTTAGCTATAACAACAACAACTGGGGATGTTACTCCAGTAAGTGTTGGCATGTCAGGATTGATGGAGAAAAAGAAGAGGGGCAGGCCTCGTAAATATGGTCCAGATGGTAGCGTGTCGAGATCATACTCGCCAAGGCCGACTTCAGCGTCAGCTCCACCTTCTGCTGGTAGTCAGCCAAGTGGGAAGCGGGGTAGGGGGCGATCACTGGCTTCAGAGGCCAAACATCAGCCCAAATTTGAGATGGTTTCTATGG GTGACGGATTTGGACATTCGGATGGAGCTAACTTCACTCCTCATGTCATAACAATTAATATTGGTGAG GATGTTACAGCAAAAATCATATCCTTTTGTCAACAAGGACCACGTGCTATTTGCATTCTTTCAGCTAATGGAATGGTATCAAATGCTACACTTCGTCAATCTGATTCTTCTGGAGGTACATTGACATATGAG GGACGCTTTGAAATAGTAAATTTGTGTGGATCTTTCACGCCTACCGAGAGAGAAGGTACAAGATATAGAGCAGGCGGGCTAAGTGTCTCTCTTTCAAGTCCAAATGGTCAAGTTGTAGGAGGATGCGTTGCTGGATTACTGATCGCTGCTAGCCCGGTTCAG GTAATTGTGGGGAGTTTCTTACCAACTAATCCGCCTGATATCAAGACAAAGAAGCCCAAAGTACAACCACCATCAACTCCTACTCCTACTCCTTTTACAATAACATCTGCCCTTCCTCCACCAAATGTAGCTGAGAAAGACGCGTGTAATGGGCAGGGGCACAATCGTAATAATTCTTCAGTACCTCCTCCGCTGCAGAACCTCACCTCGCCTACATCTTATCAACGAGAGAATTGGGCAAACACACATCCTAATCCTATGCAGGAACGAAGGACATCTACGACTGATATAAACATATCATTGCCTGGAGGGTAA
- the LOC110798101 gene encoding protein WHAT'S THIS FACTOR 1 homolog, chloroplastic, whose translation MGSKLFFPSPKTMQSTPIPLFLSCKTTISENPIFFPKPRLNISVKSSLRSSFLGQSLIFGQNEFGFCKSRKTHVPICPIRAAVKRRKELPFDNVVQRDKKLKLVLKIRKILVSHPDRTMPLRELGKYRRVLGLQRGRRFIALLKKFPNIFEIEEEGAYMLRFKLTPEAERLYFEELKIRNEMETLLVVKLRKLLMMSLEKRVLLEKIGHLRTDLGLPLEFRDTICHRYPQYFKVVQTDRGPALELTHWDPELAVSAAEMDEEDNRARELESKNLIIDRPLKFNRVQLPKGLKLSKNEMRRICQFRDMPFISPYSDFSHFSPGTAEKEKHACGVVHELLSLTVEKRTLVDHLTHFREEFRFSQQLRGMLIRHPDLFYVSLKGDRDSVFLREAYRGSNLVDKDRLLIVKEKMRALVNVPRFRRRGSDKSEDETTKEQGEISEGEDGEWSDFDNVADDEFDDDDGNDDDGDDEDYEDLWSDEDDTPPDFDDANDNVRVKVSKKEEQFDPVPLNAEERVPVFPDGRPRERW comes from the coding sequence ATGGGTTCTAAGCTGTTTTTCCCTTCCCCTAAAACCATGCAATCCACTCCAATACCACTGTTTCTCTCCTGCAAAACCACAATTTCTGAAAATCCAATCTTTTTCCCAAAACCCCGTCTTAATATATCTGTAAAATCATCTCTTAGGTCATCATTTTTGGGCCAAAGTTTGATTTTTGGGCAAAATGAATTTGGGTTTTGCAAAAGTAGGAAAACTCATGTCCCAATTTGCCCAATTAGAGCTGCTGTTAAGAGAAGGAAAGAACTCCCATTTGATAATGTTGTTCAAAGAGATAAGAAGCTTAAATTGGTTTTGAAAATTAGGAAGATTTTAGTGAGTCACCCTGATAGAACTATGCCCCTTAGAGAATTGGGCAAGTATAGGAGAGTATTGGGTTTACAGCGGGGGAGGCGGTTTATCGCCCTGTTAAAGAAGTTTCCAAATATTTTCGAGATTGAGGAAGAAGGGGCATACATGCTTAGGTTTAAGTTGACCCCTGAAGCTGAGAGGTTGTATTTTGAGGAGTTGAAGATTAGGAACGAAATGGAGACATTGTTGGTTGTTAAGTTGAGGAAGTTGTTGATGATGTCATTGGAAAAACGGGTTTTGTTGGAGAAGATTGGGCATTTGAGGACTGATCTTGGTCTTCCTTTAGAATTCAGGGATACCATTTGTCATAGATATCCTCAGTACTTTAAGGTTGTCCAAACTGATCGAGGTCCGGCTTTGGAATTGACTCATTGGGACCCTGAGCTTGCGGTTTCAGCTGCAGAGATGGATGAAGAAGACAATCGCGCTAGGGAGTTGGAATCAAAGAATTTGATCATAGATAGGCCTTTGAAGTTTAATAGAGTGCAGCTACCTAAGGGTTTAAAATTGTCCAAAAATGAGATGAGAAGGATTTGTCAGTTTAGGGATATGCCTTTTATATCCCCGTACTCGGACTTTTCACATTTTTCACCTGGTACAGCAGAGAAAGAGAAGCATGCTTGTGGAGTTGTTCATGAGCTTTTGAGCCTCACTGTTGAGAAGAGGACCCTAGTTGATCACTTGACTCATTTCCGGGAAGAGTTTCGGTTCTCACAACAACTGAGAGGGATGCTGATTAGACATCCTGATCTGTTTTATGTATCCCTTAAAGGAGATAGGGACTCTGTGTTCCTTCGTGAAGCATATCGTGGCTCAAACTTGGTTGACAAGGACAGGCTGCTAATTGTAAAGGAGAAGATGCGGGCTCTTGTTAACGTACCTAGATTTCGGAGGAGGGGTTCTGACAAGAGTGAGGATGAAACTACCAAGGAGCAAGGTGAAATTAGTGAAGGAGAGGATGGAGAGTGGTCTGATTTTGATAATGTTGCTGATGATgagtttgatgatgatgatggaaaTGATGACGATGGTGATGATGAAGATTATGAGGATCTTTGGAGTGATGAAGATGATACTCCCCCAGATTTTGATGATGCCAATGATAACGTGAGGGTCAAAGTAAGCAAAAAAGAGGAACAGTTTGATCCCGTGCCACTGAATGCTGAAGAACGTGTTCCTGTTTTCCCTGATGGACGACCTAGGGAACGGTGGTGA
- the LOC110798105 gene encoding proteasome subunit beta type-1, with amino-acid sequence MTKEHANWSPYDFNGGTCVAVAGADYCVIAADTRMSTGYNILTRDYSKICKLAEKSVLASSGFQADVRALQKHLDARHLIYQHQHNKQMSCPAMAQLLSNTLYYKRFFPYYAFNVLGGLDNEGKGCVFTYDAVGSYEKVGYSSQGSGAKLIMPFLDNQLKSPSPLLIPAQDAVTPLSESEAIDLVRTAFASATERDIYTGDKLEILVLNKEGLRREYMELRLD; translated from the exons ATGACAAAGGAGCACGCAAACTGGTCTCCCTACGACTTCAATGGAGG AACTTGTGTTGCAGTAGCTGGTGCAGACTACTGTGTGATCGCTGCTGATACTCGAATGTCAACTGGCTACAACATTCTCACTCGCGATTATTCCAAGATTTGCAAGCT TGCTGAAAAAAGTGTGTTGGCTTCATCCGGATTTCAAGCTGATGTGAGGGCCTTACAAAAGCATTTAGATGCAAGGCACCTG ATCTATCAGCATCAACATAACAAACAGATGAGCTGCCCTGCTATGGCTCAGCTTCTTTCAAACACACTCTACTATAAACGTTTCTTCCCTTACTATGCTTTCAACGTATTGGGTGGCCTTGACAATGAAG GTAAGGGGTGTGTGTTTACGTATGATGCGGTGGGGTCATATGAGAAGGTTGGATACAGTTCCCAGGGTTCTGGTGCAAAGCTTATCATGCCTTTCCTGGACAACCAGTTAAAGTCACCCAGTCCCCTCTTAATACCTGCACAG GATGCTGTGACACCGCTGTCAGAATCAGAAGCAATAGATTTGGTGAGAACTGCTTTTGCATCTGCAACTGAGAGGGACATTTACACT GGTGACAAGCTGGAAATACTGGTTCTGAACAAGGAAGGTCTTCGTCGTGAATACATGGAACTCAGGCTGGATTAA